CACTCCTTCTCCACTTGGGTTATTTCACcatcaatcaatttcttaaccatcttcttctcgtagTGAACATCAATTAAATCACGCCATCCCTGGCACTTCTCTGCCTTTCCATTCACTGCGACACACTCGTTAAAATACTCATACATTGTGGTGCATTTGAATCCAAGAGGGCGAGAAACCGCTCCATTCTTAACTCGGTAACACCGGTAAGGAGCCGTTTCACCAGGCTTGGCATCTCCAACTGCAACGTTAAGTTGAAAGACCATTATGAATATAGAAGAATTGTCAACGAAACAAACCTTCTATgcttatttttttcctgttTGCAAACAGAGTCTGATTGACGGCTTACTACAGCTACTTATATATATTCATATTATGTATACATTCTGAAGCGAGAAAAGCGTTCgttgtttttttttctttttgtttttgcctaaaatttttcttatattattattattccTGCCGATTGTTGGCAATTTATTTGCCTTTATGACTGGGATAACGAAATTTGGGGGACAGGGAGTTAGATACGTATGCTCCATCAGAACCAGTTTTAAAGTCTATTTACCTCCAACACAATCATCTTTTGGTTGCAATTGCAATTGACAAGTTTTACTTTAttggttttttttttttttaccaTCTGTCAGGGTCCCTCATTAATATAATGGAAATCCCTATCAAATTACCCCATCTACAATGAGGGGATCTTTTATAGCAGCACAGAAGAATTGCCGCTAGTCCCAAAAGTGGAGATAGAAATTACATGAGAGAGGGGTAGTAGGTTCTCCTATTCGCAGCCTGGTTTAGTTACCGTAGGATAACAGAAAGTCGATCTTCATGTTAATCCGCTTTCTGCATTGACTTCTTCCGCCGAACTGCCGACACTgatcttctgcatttttGTTGGGTTCAGGAcgttttcttcttccggAAACTGATGCGCATACACGTGCGGCTCTAGCATGCATTTCCGCGCTTTTAAACTTGATCAAACTTCCTTCCCAACAGGAGCCGTCCAACACGTGATCATAGATCACATGCCGAAGGATCACATGATATGACACCGGATGCTCATTGTAGAATATGTTCCCTTGGACACTCAACGGTCAGTCTATTACTGTCTGATAGCGTACATAGATTTGAAGTTAGTATACATTTCTAACCTTGAAACTTTTTTTGCTCCCCTTCAAAATGAAATCGATCTTCTATTATGGACCGTTATAATTCACCTAAAAAGGTCATCCTGCAGGTACTATATCTAAAACACCTgctaaaaaaaaaaaggtatACTCAACTTAATTTCTGTGTAATCCCAACCTCCGGTGCTGCCTTCGCAAACGAATAACTTCTAAAAATATTCAATAATCTGGTATCTGGAGAACCCTCATACTAATTGTTGATCCGCAACATTTTTCACTCCACCAAGATGATCGGTGTTGGCCCAAATCCGGATAGTTCCATCTTTCAGATCGTCCCTCTTCAAATCGACAATAGTCAAACTGGTGTTATAGGGAACCTTCAAATCATCAGATCCTAATCCTTCTCCCAACTTATAATGCTCCTCCTGGTACAAGTAGTTGAAAAAATTGGTAATCACACCTCCATGCGCACACAATAGAACATTTTTATAACCGTTCTTGACCGAATCCTCAAGTATCTGCTCCCATTCTTTATTTAAGCGGCCGATCATATTACCTTTCGTCTCTCCTCTGTCCTTAAACTTCGATCCATATTTTTCTCGAGCATCCTTAATGTACATTCCTTCCACATCACCCATAAATCTTTCCCTTAGATTTTCAgtcttcttgaagtttaaCTTTTCGTCATCCATCTTATCACCCAGTATCTGGCGCAAGGTCTGCAAACATCTTGTCAAATCAGAACTAATAACAAAATCAAATTGATAATCTTCAAGTTCCCGACCAAGTAGAGCGGCTTGTTTTTTACCCGTCTCATTGAGGGGGATATTCTTATGGCCTTGAAGCTTTCTCTCTATATTCCACTGCGTCTGGCCGTGTCTCACAATAAATATCCTGATGACTTCATCTGAACTATTCATCCACTTTCCAGAAATAGTCATTTTGTGGCAGTTTCCTCTATACCAATTCAAGTGAAGATAAGGACAACTGGGAAGAGAACAGAATTTAAATTAAAATCGGTCTCGAACTGCTGGTATCCATGTAACTCCGAAGCGCTGTAAGGTCAAGCCAAGGTGTTCGGATGTATAATTAGCACTGCCTTAGTTTTTAACCTCTAAAAATTTTCGTGCCAAAGCCATACAAAGTGTTGTGAGTATTGTTGCCTGTGTCTCTATTCTACGACCAACGATCAGTAAATCTACATCAAGGTGCATAACATGATGTTTCTACGTTTTGTTAGAGTTCAGGTACCTCGGGTTCGACAGTTCTCGTCCAGTCTGACCACCAGATCCATTCTTGATTACTTCAAAttctacaagaagaaggatcaTGAAAACGTTCCTAAGCAAAGACCTACAGAAGAAGttatcaaagaagttgagtCTGGCTCAAAGGCAATTGATGCAAAAAATGATGTTGAGATATtgggaagaagagatccGAGACAGTTTGACAAGGAGGTTATTCTTGAGCATTTAAAGGGATTCAGTATCCCAACGTGGCTCCCTACTAAATCCGGAAGTGAATATGCGATTAAACTTAACGAATTGACAAAGTCTAATGAAGGGGTGTCTATTTCTAAGCTCTATACGCGGGCTATTTCGGAAATTTTGAAGCAAGTTGCGGGATATGATTCTGGTATTACCGAGTTGAATGATCTTTCGCAGAGAGCCAGCATCTTGAAACAGGTTCAACAAAAGTTCAGATTGGAGATTCCCGATCCCCAAATCGGCAAACTAAATAGCTTTGCCAAAATTGAGCAATACCTCACACAGAAATTGGATCCATCCAGaccagaagaggatgaattgGTGCCCGATAAGGTGTACTTTGATCCTGCCGTACTAGAAGGTACTAATATCAGCGTCGGCAGCTTTGTCTTCGAAAAACAGAAGGCCAAAacgttgaagaagttgttgaagaaggccaagaagatggaaaagagGGCCATTGAAGAGCATCAAAAAATAGGTAATGATACCATTCCGATCAGTTCAGAATAACTACTGTAAACTGCTACTCTGTCTTGTATATAATATAATTATAATGAATAGTAGAAAACTTTAGtaagcttcttctctttttcttcacttgCCAATCCTTTTGTTCTGGGTTCTTCGGCTAATTACATTATCGGCTTGACGAGGAAGTCCCTAATTTCCTGTGCTCTCTCgcaacttctttttcaccGCTAATAAGTTGTGTGGAAATCCTTTACTAACCCAAATAACTTCCGAACGCCAAGACATGTAGGTATTTTTTCGCTTCTTTCCCGCCACGTATGCAATACAACGGGTAACGGCTATATAAAGGAATTTTGTCCTTCGCGGTCTTTCGGTCGTAATCCCTTTTAACCCCGAAacatttatttttttattttttatttttcttcttttgtcttCTATTTGCTTGTGgtgttcttcttggcaattgtttttttttctgatTCATCTGATCTCTCCAGACTTGTACTCTTATCCTTTGCTTCCGCCTATCAATATAACAGTCCAATTAAGCCGCTTTTGGatatatatttttgagGTCGCCTTCGGCAGAAATGACTGGATCTGATATTGAatcgatgaagagacacaacaaaagaacttcaaaagcCTGCGATTACTGTCGCAGcaaaaaaatcaaatgTGATGGCCAACTCCAGTGTTCGAAATGCACCAGACACCATCTTGCGTGTTCCTATCATTATGTTGCtaaaaagagaagtatACCCAAGCGTCGCAAGAGACGGATCTATTCTAGCGGATCTACCAGTGTATCCGCGTCTCGTCTGGCAAAAGGCTATGCCGAGAAACCCAACTTCTCACAGAAAAGGATTTTGGAGAATGTGCCTTTTGAAATAGATGGTAAGAACCTTGGTGATATGAAGAGCATCAAGAAGCCCCGTATCTCGATCAATGGATCTTCTATTTCAACAACCATATCAAACGGTAACAATCAGGTGGATGATTCTGCCAATGATTCAAGTGTATCTACTTCTGGTAGAGATATTCAAACTCGTCTAGATCACTTAGAGAACATGATTGGTATTCTAGTTTCAAAGCTAGCTCCAGAAGCTTCTACTGAATCTCAATACTCACAGAACTCCAGTTTTCCTGCCACATGTATATCCTTACCTTTAGTTGATACAAAGCAGAGCTCTGTTCCATCTTCGTTTAGCACCGTGTTGGAATCTCCTAAAAGAACCGGCTTTCTTTCTAAGGAAGTGGTCGAAAAGTCTATTAtagctgctgctgaagaTCTCGAGCGAGGTCCTCCAACAAACGCTAAGGTTTCTGAACGCTATGAAAGATTCTTTGGAGGTAATACATCTATCTCGATTTTCTCTAGCAAGGGAATGAAATGGATGGAGGGTAAAGTGCGGGATCGAAAGACCACGTTACCTTTGCGAAGGCTACTCTCTTGGGTAGTTCACATGGAACATGGAATGCTTTCTGTCTGGGTTGATCCAATCGAAAAGTCGCAAATAAGaccttttccttcaagGATTGTTATTGAAAAGCTTATCTCCGAACCGGTATTGCCTACCATTTTGAGCAGGCTCATGGACATAGATACAGTGCGCAGATTGCTTAAACTATATTGCGATTACAGAGATGGTTTGATTCCTGAACCAAGATACACGTACTCTGAGTTGTTACTTATGAATTGTTCCTTACTTGTTGCAAGTTCTTTTTACTATGAAAGGGGACATTTGTGCGATGGCGTGGACTCAAAGCTAAATCTGACGGATCTAGCTGATATGAAGAAGTACTTACTTGACAATTCGTTGTTTTACTATCATCGGGTTTCTGTTGTTTTTGATGGATTGACGGGAATCAGTGGTATTCTCTTGTTATCTATGTATGCCGATTTTGTTTCGCTCTCTCAAAGCGCATATCTTATGTCTACTACCGCCATCAGACAGGCACAGGACATGGGGCTTCACCAGGGTGCGACTTATCGGGGTCTTCCTACTAAAGAGCGCAATAAGCGTCTTTTCGTTTGGTGGATGTGCTATGGATATGACAGAGATCTTTGCGTGAGATCTGGTAAGCCTCCTATaatcaatgatgatgatgtctcTGCCCCTTCTGTCCCTGGTTTTGAAGCCTATTGGGGTTTTCCGTCAAATCAGTTAAGAATGTCAACAGAGCTACAATACGACTTGCGGACAAAGTTAGAAAGTATGCTTTCTGAGGGTAGCATTTGTGAGGTAGAGTTGTATTTAGGGACTCAGCACTTCCGTTTGGTTGCAAGATCTTACAGTGGGCTCCTTGCTGCGAATGCGTTTGTTTCCAAATCCCCTTCGCAACTCTATGAGTGTGCTGAAAACCTACTTATTGACTTGGAGTTATGGAGGCAGATAATTCCTGCTTCACTGAGACCAACTCGGAAGCTGAATCCTGAATTTGCTGACATTATGGAGAGGAGCGCGCAGGACAGAAGCACTTCCTCGATTTACAGAATGTACGTGTTTGTGTGCATTTGTTTCAAGTATTATCacttgaagatgacaatAAATAAGGCCATAGTAAAGATCAAGTTTTCCTATGAGAAGTCTACGATCCCCAAGAACATGTTAAGTAAGGTTAGCattgcagaagaagaaggaatggGCACTGCAATGGTTATTCTCCAGATGGCTGGTTGCATGAAATCTACGGAATATGCGAACTTCGCTCTTTTCTATCCTTTTAGTTCATTTATCGTTGTTGCTGCCTATTGTCTACAAAATCCTGATCGTCTTACGACGAAAGAAAATGTTGATTGCCTCATCAAGGCGTCTagaaattttttctctgcGGTGCCGTCCCGCTTGTCTGTTGATAAGTGGTGGGTTGTTGATAAAATAGTTCGGTGTGTGCTTTACATTGTCATAACTACAATTGTTGAACATAATCCTTCCTGGCACTTTGACTGCGATGATCTCCTAGTGGATATAAAAGGACTGACTGTTGAAAATGATCATGCTTGTTCAGCAACCAAGACTAAATCTGCTTTTAACTCTTCTGTCAATGACCATCCAAATACATCCAGGGGAAAGGGAATGTTCTGTAATGTCCCCGTTGCTTCATTGATAGCTCCGCCTGCTTTAGATTATTCAcattcttcctctgtatCTGAATCTGCTGTACAGGGAAGACAGCAGCAAGTGCCTTTACCAAAATTTTCACCTAGGCCAGAAATGACAAGCCCGTTCAATAAAGCTGGGTTAATTTACGATCCATCTACCGAGGTGGCTTCACCTGGCAACAGTTTCCCTCTTGGTGATGGGAACGGTGATGTAGTTTCGGATAATATTCTGCCTGATTTAGAATTGGGATCACTGAGGTTTGATGATTCCAATGATCCAAAAAATATCAATGGTCTTTTGGAACTCTTCTCTAGGAACGAAAATAATACACCAACTAATGAGAGTGAAGTATCCAATTCAGATACATTTCAAGCCGAAGGGGTTTCTTTGTTCCAAAACATGTTTAATATTCCAACGATGATGTTGGATATGGATGGTAGTTCGCATACAACGTTGAATAGTCCCCAAGATATATTCTAATAGTTTTGTTTTTTCGGTTTTCTCTGTTTTATGATAGGGTGGGGGTATCCAAGTTCTTTAGGCTACCTGTCTTTGATTTTTAGGACTTACACATTTTTGTAAGCCTCTGGTTGCATAATAAAGTAAAATATATGGACAAACCGTAGTATGAATTGTGTGGCTATAGCTTTTAATTTTGAGAAGTCGTCATTTAACATTATTGTTTAGGAATAAATTAAGTGCCctaacaaaaaaaaaaaaattaatcAGCCTCGCGTGACGGAGTTTCAcggaaaaggaaagagatggaTGACTACAATGGCTGGGCGAACGGCTTCATTGAGAATTCCCATAAACTATTGAAGTACCGTTGCTGACTAGATTTTTTACCTGAAAGCATTGATCATCTAGAAAAACGTGTCAAATAATTATTTTAGAATCACATGTCTTAAAAGGTTATTTTGTAATAGTGCGGGGAAATTGATAGACGAACTCCGAGGCATCGCTTCTGCGGCTAATAAAATCATAACGAATCATTCAACTGTGTAATACTTAAGAAGGCAAAATCTGCTATTGAAGTAGAACTGAACATTCATTAGTCTCCAGTCTTTCTTAGTCTTTACAGTTGAATCGAAAATGCTGATAACTGATTTCCCAGATAATGTCCTGCGGAAAACTATTGGGGAGCTTGACGATGATACACCAAGCCTATTAAGTTTGGCACTGAGTTGCAGAGTACTCAATTCATATGCAAGCAGTTATCTATATGAAAATATTCTTATTGTTAAAAGACAAAGATTATTACAACCATTTAGAACTTCAAGTGATATTTGGTATACTATTTGCGATCCCGATAGACTATGGATACTTCTGAAAAGTCTTCAGAAGTCTTCAATTGTGAAGCTTGTCCGTAGGTTTGAAGTTGCATGTGATCAATATAGTGTTAATATGGATCAATTAGTCCAGCTGGGAAGTCTTTTGCTTCGATTCAAAATGGCTAATGCCACTTATCCATTAGAATACTTGAGGGactttcaatttcttgttgGAAATTACAGTTTCCTTAGGATTGTCAGAGACTCCAGTGATTATTCTTTATATCAAAGTTCTCGTCTGCTTtttgagaatgatgattttgatgattaTTACCCAACTAttgagaagcagatgagTCAGATGGCTGTTCCAGTGATGGACAGCTACCAGATACTTGGTCTCGAGGAAATTAATTTGCTTCCTTCGGAATCACCATTTAGTCTACAGGTGTCTTTAGATACCAAACAGCAAATGAACCTGCAGAGTATATCTGATTCCGGTCTTAGTTCTAAACTACAGCAGCTACCCATTAGTTCGTTGGAGTTTGATAATGCTAAATCGGCTGACTACTTTATCAGTGCTTTAGGCACTGGGTTTCAAGAGATCAAGAGATCCCTCCCAGTCTTAAAAAAGCTATCACTATCTGTTTCCAGTCTTCGTTCTCTTCAAGCCTTTAGTAACGTGATTGATTTTCCATTATTGGAACACTTTGAACTCAAACTCAGCAGATCTACTTTTAATATAGAGGACGAACACCTAAACCTGGCATCATTACCCTTCTGGAATACGGCTCTTTCGGAAAACATACTGAGTTTATCTTTAGTGAATCTCAATTACACTAATCTTCTAACCAATTTCTCTATTGGAAGCACAAGTgttttcaaagaagtcaaCTTATTTTATACACTTTTGCTGCATTGCAAGATCTTCAACGACCCGGATGCTTCTCGGAATGTCACCTACGTCAATTTCTGCCTGAACAGTTTTGCAGCATTACCAGAATTCAGTATGAACCCGGCAGATTACAAGTCTGCTTttattgttgatgattatTACTTGAAGAGCAAATCTCGTATTTTTAAGAAGTTGTTCAACTTTTACAACTGTGAAACTTTAATTATTCCAGactatttcttcaactggAAGCCTTTCATCAAGCTTCAGACATCATCACCTGATAAGGGTGAATTCTGTGTTGCTAATTCAATTCTTGATAATACGGATTACTTATTTGGCTATTGCAATTGTCCCTCTTGCGTTTCTGCTAGGAAGATTCTTTTAAGGAAGACTGAAGAGGAGGGAGCGATGGGGCAAACTCAAACCTTCTACAACTTCATTGTGCTTCTACTTTTTGGAAGGATTCCTAATATGGAATGTAGGTCCCAACTAAACTTTTTTAGCAATACCCTTCAAGACTCGGTTGAGATTCTTGGATCTGGATATATGAAGTCTGACTTAGCCCAAGTTTTCCATTTAATTCTAGACAACTTGGTGCCTGATCTTCGAGTGTTCATCACGAGGCTGCCTAGACTACACGAGCTTTGTCTAGGTGGTTTCCTGTTCGATATTGATAGGTCCGGAACAAACAGCGTATCAATCTCTGCACCACAAGAAAATTGGTCTGTCAGAATTTGATTTATTTTGTGCTCCccctttctctccttcctgttcctgttcttcatctctaTTTACTATCTAATAAATATGAAGCCAAAAAGCTCTCGACAAattctcttcattatttACAAATTTCCTATTGCGGTaaattcaatttttcacctttttATCTAaattttcttgatttttctgAAGAACTTCCCCGAGAAGCCTTCTGATTTGCATTAATCTCCTCCCTATAAAATCAATCATATCCACAATCATTTTGATACCAGACACTTATAACTACTTCAATTACGTTTCCATAGCCTTATATGTCCGGACTGGAAGCTTGCAATCTCCCCGGAGGATTTTCGGCATCCAGGACTTTGAATAGAGGAGCTAGAGCAGCAGATCAAATGCTGCTTGAGACTCCTCCACAATGTTCTGGCTCACAACTGCCGAATAAGCTTACTAccccttcttcaagctctttCAAGTTCACCCATACCAATGGACGTTCGTTATATCCTTCAATTGGTTCGTCGTCGCCCTCTTCTGTATCTGGTTCtacaagaaaagagaataatTCATTTCTTGATGAGAGTATGTGCGATATCAGTTACTCAAATAAAGAGAACCAGTCCTTTGTTTCGGAAATGGagcatcttcaacaaaagATGTTTTCCTCAAAGTTAACTACGAATGTCCTGAGCGAGTTCAATGATAGATACCAAAAGGTGAGGGATGAAAATATAGTCCATATTCAAAAGATGAATAACAACACCACAAATGCAGAACTCAACAGAAGAGCCTCGAATCGATTCTCTAAGGCTCACAGATCACGGTTTGATCGAATGGATTCAATAGCATCACATTATGCAACCATACGAACCAAGCAGcaggaacagaagaagacggaAATGCAAGATCAAAGTCAGCAACAAAGGCATaagcagaagcagcagtCAAAGCCTAGTCCTGGCCAACTAAAAAGGTATGCTCCATCCAGTATAAATAGAATGCTTATCGAGAAAGATGTGAGTTATCCAAGTATGAAAGGTACCACACCGggagaaaaaagatcaGGGCTGCAAGCTATCAGTAGTGCATCCAAAAGACAGAAGATGTTTGATGGAGACTTTGTGGAAATCGTTGAGAGTCCCACTAAAGAACAGGCTGAAAAAGAACGTATCAAGAAAGTTCATATTCTGCAATTGAAAAGATCCGAAGCCAAAATGTTAACCGCATCCAATACTCTCAGTAACGAGTCAATTCCGCAGTTACACTTCAGTGACACTCATGTCAACGAAAATCAGTTGTTTCAGAGGTTTGACTGTTCACCCGTCGGTTTTTCTTCCAGTACTCCACAAAGATCGGTGCATGCGTCAACACCGAAGGACGCTCGCAGAACAAAGCCGACACCGCCGATATCCAAGAAACACAGGATACCTTCGTACCTA
The sequence above is a segment of the Brettanomyces nanus chromosome 4, complete sequence genome. Coding sequences within it:
- a CDS encoding uncharacterized protein (EggNog:ENOG41) → MMFLRFVRVQVPRVRQFSSSLTTRSILDYFKFYKKKDHENVPKQRPTEEVIKEVESGSKAIDAKNDVEILGRRDPRQFDKEVILEHLKGFSIPTWLPTKSGSEYAIKLNELTKSNEGVSISKLYTRAISEILKQVAGYDSGITELNDLSQRASILKQVQQKFRLEIPDPQIGKLNSFAKIEQYLTQKLDPSRPEEDELVPDKVYFDPAVLEGTNISVGSFVFEKQKAKTLKKLLKKAKKMEKRAIEEHQKIGNDTIPISYAEKPNFSQKRILENVPFEIDGKNLGDMKSIKKPRISINGSSISTTISNGNNQVDDSANDSSVSTSGRDIQTRLDHLENMIGILVSKLAPEASTESQYSQNSSFPATCISLPLVDTKQSSVPSSFSTVLESPKRTGFLSKEVVEKSIIAAAEDLERGPPTNAKVSERYERFFGGNTSISIFSSKGMKWMEGKVRDRKTTLPLRRLLSWVVHMEHGMLSVWVDPIEKSQIRPFPSRIVIEKLISEPVLPTILSRLMDIDTVRRLLKLYCDYRDGLIPEPRYTYSELLLMNCSLLVASSFYYERGHLCDGVDSKLNLTDLADMKKYLLDNSLFYYHRVSVVFDGLTGISGILLLSMYADFVSLSQSAYLMSTTAIRQAQDMGLHQGATYRGLPTKERNKRLFVWWMCYGYDRDLCVRSGKPPIINDDDVSAPSVPGFEAYWGFPSNQLRMSTELQYDLRTKLESMLSEGSICEVELYLGTQHFRLVARSYSGLLAANAFVSKSPSQLYECAENLLIDLELWRQIIPASLRPTRKLNPEFADIMERSAQDRSTSSIYRMYVFVCICFKYYHLKMTINKAIVKIKFSYEKSTIPKNMLSKVSIAEEEGMGTAMVILQMAGCMKSTEYANFALFYPFSSFIVVAAYCLQNPDRLTTKENVDCLIKASRNFFSAVPSRLSVDKWWVVDKIVRCVLYIVITTIVEHNPSWHFDCDDLLVDIKGLTVENDHACSATKTKSAFNSSVNDHPNTSRGKGMFCNVPVASLIAPPALDYSHSSSVSESAVQGRQQQVPLPKFSPRPEMTSPFNKAGLIYDPSTEVASPGNSFPLGDGNGDVVSDNILPDLELGSLRFDDSNDPKNINGLLELFSRNENNTPTNESEVSNSDTFQAEGVSLFQNMFNIPTMMLDMDGSSHTTLNSPQDIF
- a CDS encoding uncharacterized protein (EggNog:ENOG41), yielding MANATYPLEYLRDFQFLVGNYSFLRIVRDSSDYSLYQSSRLLFENDDFDDYYPTIEKQMSQMAVPVMDSYQILGLEEINLLPSESPFSLQVSLDTKQQMNLQSISDSGLSSKLQQLPISSLEFDNAKSADYFISALGTGFQEIKRSLPVLKKLSLSVSSLRSLQAFSNVIDFPLLEHFELKLSRSTFNIEDEHLNLASLPFWNTALSENILSLSLVNLNYTNLLTNFSIGSTSVFKEVNLFYTLLLHCKIFNDPDASRNVTYVNFCLNSFAALPEFSMNPADYKSAFIVDDYYLKSKSRIFKKLFNFYNCETLIIPDYFFNWKPFIKLQTSSPDKGEFCVANSILDNTDYLFGYCNCPSCVSARKILLRKTEEEGAMGQTQTFYNFIVLLLFGRIPNMECRSQLNFFSNTLQDSVEILGSGYMKSDLAQVFHLILDNLVPDLRVFITRLPRLHELCLGGFLFDIDRSGTNSVSISAPQENWSVRI
- a CDS encoding uncharacterized protein (EggNog:ENOG41), whose protein sequence is MRSFVSEMEHLQQKMFSSKLTTNVLSEFNDRYQKVRDENIVHIQKMNNNTTNAELNRRASNRFSKAHRSRFDRMDSIASHYATIRTKQQEQKKTEMQDQSQQQRHKQKQQSKPSPGQLKRYAPSSINRMLIEKDVSYPSMKGTTPGEKRSGLQAISSASKRQKMFDGDFVEIVESPTKEQAEKERIKKVHILQLKRSEAKMLTASNTLSNESIPQLHFSDTHVNENQLFQRFDCSPVGFSSSTPQRSVHASTPKDARRTKPTPPISKKHRIPSYLLPTKASLQKIRFNKDLSREDEEKEIRPASRKSTLPSCSGISPSRACSNLHSLLHNTRSTKIPSSQTYKDSAGLSSSPSLLFPPHNMPKSRTSSNIPRLAQPKISTIHRSPTSASLSKHRWKC